The following proteins come from a genomic window of Streptomyces sp. NBC_01716:
- the tgmB gene encoding ATP-grasp ribosomal peptide maturase, producing the protein MTVLILTAEQDVTADMVVAELHERGTPLVRFDPADLPGEAAMSAEYVSGDFRGHLSAGGRLLSMDGLRAIWVRRPGVSAAHVPNPSAWLTAESAHAFFGMLYSTTARWMNHPQAAAQARLKPWQLRVAHQSGFAVPPTLVTTFPRIARLFAAEHRDIVVKSITGPPPGDPPVSLPTTRVGPGADFESVAAGPTLLQRYISKRADIRLTCVGHQLFAARKAADPGQVDGRYGATGHRWEPVEVPDRITRAVYGYMRVAHLAYGAFDFAEDTDGTWWFLECNQGGQFGFVELETSQPIAEAVAAWLATPPPV; encoded by the coding sequence ATGACTGTGCTGATCCTCACCGCCGAGCAGGACGTCACCGCCGACATGGTCGTGGCCGAGCTGCACGAGCGCGGCACACCTCTGGTGCGCTTCGACCCCGCCGATCTGCCGGGCGAGGCGGCGATGTCCGCCGAGTACGTCAGCGGCGACTTCCGCGGCCATCTGTCGGCGGGCGGGCGCCTGTTGAGCATGGACGGGCTGCGCGCGATATGGGTGCGGCGGCCGGGCGTGAGCGCGGCCCACGTGCCCAACCCGTCCGCCTGGCTCACCGCGGAGTCCGCGCACGCCTTCTTCGGCATGCTGTACTCCACGACGGCGCGCTGGATGAACCATCCGCAGGCCGCGGCCCAGGCGCGCCTCAAACCCTGGCAGTTGCGGGTCGCGCACCAGAGCGGGTTCGCCGTACCGCCGACCCTTGTCACCACCTTTCCCCGTATCGCCCGGCTCTTCGCCGCCGAGCACCGGGACATCGTGGTCAAGTCGATCACCGGCCCGCCGCCCGGCGACCCCCCGGTCTCGCTGCCGACCACCCGGGTGGGGCCCGGTGCCGACTTCGAGTCGGTCGCCGCCGGGCCCACCCTGCTCCAGCGCTACATATCCAAGCGGGCCGACATCCGGCTCACGTGCGTGGGGCACCAGTTGTTCGCCGCGCGGAAGGCCGCCGACCCCGGGCAGGTGGACGGCCGGTACGGCGCGACCGGCCACCGCTGGGAGCCCGTCGAGGTGCCCGACCGCATCACACGAGCGGTGTACGGCTACATGCGCGTCGCCCATCTCGCTTACGGGGCCTTCGACTTCGCGGAGGACACCGACGGCACGTGGTGGTTTCTCGAATGCAACCAGGGCGGCCAGTTCGGTTTCGTAGAGCTGGAGACGAGCCAGCCGATCGCCGAGGCCGTGGCCGCCTGGCTCGCCACACCACCACCTGTCTAG
- the tgmA gene encoding putative ATP-grasp-modified RiPP, translated as MRPFALNYAFPAESSPVVGPFTYDSTLQLNVLPDGRPAIADRALLRAAGSTTSTAGSKTHFDD; from the coding sequence ATGCGACCGTTCGCTCTGAACTACGCTTTCCCGGCGGAGAGCTCACCGGTCGTCGGACCTTTCACCTACGACTCCACGCTCCAGCTGAACGTCCTGCCGGACGGACGTCCCGCGATAGCCGACCGTGCGCTGCTGCGGGCCGCCGGGTCCACGACCTCGACGGCCGGCTCCAAGACGCACTTCGACGACTGA
- a CDS encoding subtilase-type protease inhibitor: MRSIARAAACGAVLALGGLCFTGTAGALPAPAGGAPAEEASIGGVRAPAGTSPTGAESLYAPSALVLTVTDGADQKTGTVRRAVTLSCAPTPSGSHPDAVAACSELKKNGAKFDAITNSGTSRVCTKEWEPVTVTADGAWEGQRVDYTHTFSNSCAMNGGRGAVFTF, translated from the coding sequence ATGCGGAGCATCGCAAGGGCTGCGGCCTGTGGAGCCGTACTGGCGCTCGGCGGTCTGTGCTTCACCGGCACGGCCGGCGCCCTGCCGGCACCGGCCGGAGGAGCACCCGCCGAAGAAGCATCCATCGGAGGCGTGCGGGCTCCGGCCGGCACCTCGCCGACCGGAGCGGAGAGCCTGTACGCGCCGTCGGCGCTGGTGCTGACCGTCACTGACGGTGCCGACCAGAAGACCGGGACGGTACGGCGTGCCGTCACTCTCAGTTGCGCGCCCACCCCGTCGGGCAGCCACCCGGACGCGGTGGCCGCCTGCTCCGAACTCAAGAAGAACGGCGCCAAGTTCGACGCCATCACCAACTCCGGTACGAGCCGCGTCTGCACGAAGGAGTGGGAACCGGTCACCGTGACGGCCGACGGCGCGTGGGAGGGGCAGCGCGTGGACTACACCCACACCTTCTCGAACTCGTGTGCCATGAACGGGGGCAGAGGCGCCGTCTTCACCTTCTGA
- a CDS encoding TIGR03767 family metallophosphoesterase, with protein MSRIRSAVTAVDRRSFLAVAGAVGLSAGIGAAVGATGGSGSASAAPAPTGPGTTGPATPTATPTPTPTGPSADRTTLHSLAAPRDRSAAFRRIGDGPGWRRVVREQFASAKSGREDRRKVLSSFVQLTDLHVTDVQHPVRTEYVRSESPGAWRPHEALSVAGAVSLIEQVNALGTGPATGAPLAFAMTTGDNTDNNSLCELDWYLTLMSGGLVTPNSGDPGAYEGVQNSGLRMYWHPEDGAPDSDKRLGYPRIDGFLEAALRPVRSPGLALPWYSTVGNHDSLASGAYADRTGFLAEFAVGTRKLYDLPDQDAAALLAQISQGDTANGGPLISLLRREKRRMRTITADPRRAPFTPLQYLTAHLDSAHTGAGPVGHGYTKANLASASLDYTFSMGANVTGVSLDTTDHGGHFTGSVGTGQLNWLEGILKEHSDGYVVLFTHHNSWTMGNRRPDPARPGEARHGGDEVVALLRRHRSAVAWINGHSHRNVVLPHGSFWEISTASHIDFPQQARVVEIADNRDGTLSLFTTLIESAAPRETDFTDLSQSGLASLYRELALNAQGSRQDLAGLSDARNTELLLRR; from the coding sequence ATGTCACGCATCCGCTCCGCAGTCACCGCTGTCGACCGCCGTTCCTTCCTCGCCGTGGCCGGCGCCGTCGGCCTGTCGGCCGGTATCGGCGCGGCGGTCGGCGCCACCGGCGGCTCCGGCAGCGCCTCCGCCGCCCCCGCGCCCACCGGGCCCGGCACCACCGGTCCCGCCACCCCCACAGCCACCCCGACCCCCACACCCACCGGCCCGTCGGCCGACCGCACCACGCTCCACTCGCTCGCCGCACCCCGCGACCGGAGCGCCGCCTTCCGGCGGATCGGGGACGGTCCCGGCTGGCGCAGGGTCGTCCGCGAACAGTTCGCTTCCGCCAAGTCCGGCCGCGAGGACCGCCGTAAGGTACTCAGCTCCTTCGTCCAGCTGACCGACCTCCATGTGACGGACGTCCAGCACCCGGTGCGCACCGAGTACGTGCGCAGCGAGTCGCCGGGCGCCTGGCGCCCCCACGAGGCGCTGTCGGTGGCCGGAGCCGTCTCCCTCATCGAGCAGGTCAACGCGCTGGGCACCGGCCCCGCGACCGGGGCCCCGCTGGCCTTCGCCATGACGACCGGCGACAACACGGACAACAACTCGCTGTGCGAACTCGACTGGTACCTCACCCTGATGAGCGGCGGGCTCGTCACCCCCAACAGCGGTGATCCGGGGGCGTACGAGGGCGTGCAGAACTCGGGCCTTCGGATGTACTGGCACCCGGAGGACGGCGCGCCCGACTCCGACAAGCGCCTGGGCTACCCCCGTATCGACGGATTCCTGGAAGCGGCGCTGCGCCCGGTGCGCAGTCCGGGCCTGGCCCTCCCCTGGTACTCGACCGTCGGCAACCACGACAGCCTCGCCAGCGGCGCCTACGCGGACCGGACCGGCTTCCTCGCCGAATTCGCGGTCGGTACCCGTAAGTTGTACGACCTTCCGGACCAGGACGCGGCGGCGCTGCTCGCCCAGATCTCGCAGGGCGACACCGCGAACGGCGGCCCCCTGATCTCGCTGCTGCGCCGCGAGAAGCGGCGTATGCGGACGATCACCGCCGACCCGCGCCGCGCGCCGTTCACCCCGCTGCAGTACCTGACGGCGCATCTGGACTCGGCGCACACCGGCGCGGGGCCGGTCGGCCACGGCTACACGAAGGCCAACCTGGCATCGGCGAGCCTCGACTACACGTTCTCCATGGGGGCGAACGTGACCGGGGTCAGCCTCGACACCACGGACCACGGGGGCCACTTCACGGGCTCGGTCGGTACGGGGCAGCTCAACTGGCTGGAAGGGATCCTCAAGGAGCACAGCGACGGGTACGTGGTCCTGTTCACGCACCACAACAGCTGGACGATGGGCAACAGGCGCCCCGACCCCGCGCGGCCCGGCGAGGCGCGGCACGGCGGCGACGAGGTCGTGGCCCTGCTGCGGCGCCACCGTTCCGCGGTGGCCTGGATCAACGGGCACAGCCACCGCAACGTGGTGCTGCCCCACGGTTCGTTCTGGGAGATCTCCACCGCCTCGCACATCGACTTCCCGCAGCAGGCGCGCGTGGTCGAGATCGCGGACAACAGGGACGGCACGCTCTCGCTCTTCACCACGCTGATCGAGTCGGCGGCGCCGCGCGAGACCGATTTCACGGATCTCTCGCAGTCGGGCCTGGCCTCGCTCTACCGGGAGCTGGCGCTCAACGCGCAGGGGAGCCGGCAGGATCTGGCGGGCCTGTCGGACGCGCGCAACACAGAGCTGCTCCTGCGTCGCTGA
- a CDS encoding aldehyde dehydrogenase family protein, with translation MSTRTAPLPVRNPGTGELLGEIEDFGPERVTAALAAAVDGQRAMAAMPAHARARLLRSVADLIEAETDDLARLLAAENGKPFFQTVEEVRAAVRIFRGFAGEATRLFGRQIPLDAVPGLERHLAVTVREPLGPVAALVPFNYPVELYAHKAAAALAAGNAVLVHPPVRCPLAVVRIGELVERAGAPAGAHQLLTGGVHISQELASRPGVAAVSLTGSTAAGREIARRAADTLKKVHLELGGNDALIVCDDADVEAAAEAVVLGRLARGNGQICCAVKRVYVQDGVHDSFVEALLAGAAKLSVGDQLADGNDVGPLISEEAAERVESAVAALVADGARKAAGGGRRGAFYDPAVLVDVPDDSAAFADEIFGPVAPVARFTDPLDAVRMANSSPYGLQAAVFTRDIQRAFTLAGRLDVGGVVINGSTALRAENLPFGGPKDTGGSAEGLHDTALEFTRQKTIIVMEAFG, from the coding sequence ATGTCCACCCGAACCGCACCGCTGCCCGTACGTAATCCAGGAACCGGCGAACTGCTGGGCGAAATCGAGGACTTCGGCCCGGAACGCGTCACCGCCGCCCTTGCCGCCGCGGTGGACGGACAACGGGCGATGGCCGCGATGCCCGCCCACGCACGCGCACGGCTTCTCCGCTCCGTCGCCGACCTGATCGAGGCCGAAACCGACGACCTGGCACGGCTCCTTGCCGCCGAAAACGGCAAGCCGTTCTTCCAGACGGTGGAGGAAGTCCGCGCCGCGGTACGGATCTTCCGCGGCTTCGCCGGCGAGGCCACCCGCCTCTTCGGCCGTCAGATTCCGCTCGACGCCGTCCCCGGCCTGGAGAGGCACCTCGCCGTCACCGTCCGCGAGCCGCTGGGTCCGGTCGCCGCCCTTGTGCCGTTCAACTACCCGGTCGAGCTGTACGCCCACAAGGCGGCGGCCGCCCTCGCCGCCGGCAACGCCGTCCTGGTCCACCCGCCCGTGCGCTGCCCGCTCGCCGTGGTGCGGATCGGCGAACTTGTCGAGCGGGCGGGCGCCCCCGCAGGCGCCCACCAACTCCTCACCGGCGGCGTGCACATCTCCCAGGAACTCGCCTCGCGCCCTGGCGTCGCCGCCGTCAGCCTCACCGGCAGCACCGCCGCGGGCCGCGAGATCGCCCGCCGCGCCGCCGACACCCTGAAGAAGGTCCATCTCGAACTCGGCGGCAACGACGCCCTGATCGTCTGCGACGACGCCGACGTCGAGGCGGCGGCCGAGGCCGTGGTCCTCGGCCGGCTCGCCCGCGGCAACGGCCAGATCTGCTGCGCCGTGAAGCGCGTCTACGTCCAGGACGGTGTGCACGACAGCTTTGTCGAGGCTCTGCTCGCGGGCGCCGCCAAGCTCAGCGTCGGGGACCAATTGGCCGATGGCAACGATGTCGGTCCGCTGATCAGTGAAGAGGCCGCCGAGCGCGTCGAGTCGGCGGTCGCCGCCCTCGTCGCCGACGGCGCGCGCAAGGCGGCCGGCGGCGGTCGCCGGGGCGCCTTCTACGACCCTGCCGTCCTGGTCGATGTCCCCGATGACAGCGCCGCGTTCGCCGACGAGATCTTCGGCCCCGTCGCACCGGTCGCCCGCTTCACCGACCCGCTCGACGCCGTACGGATGGCCAACTCCTCCCCGTACGGCCTTCAGGCGGCCGTTTTCACCCGCGACATCCAGCGTGCCTTCACCCTCGCGGGACGCCTGGATGTCGGCGGCGTCGTCATCAACGGGTCGACCGCGCTGCGCGCCGAGAACCTGCCCTTCGGCGGTCCGAAGGACACCGGTGGCTCGGCCGAGGGACTGCACGACACGGCCCTGGAGTTCACCCGGCAGAAGACGATCATCGTGATGGAGGCCTTCGGGTGA
- a CDS encoding sugar ABC transporter ATP-binding protein, which produces MSTPTRPVLRIRGVRKSYGPTQVLHGVDLTGRAGEVLAVVGANGAGKSTLIKILAGAERMSAGELQLDGETVELRSPHDAHTHGIRTVHQELTLVPELSVTENLLMGHFPRRLGGLIDWKAAHRRARALLDGIGYGAIDPRVKAGRLTVARQQMVEIAKALVSEGGEPRVLVLDEPSAVVAGSDLEALFALIHRLQERGVLIVYVSHRLAEVTELATSIVVIKDGRVVAETTPDRTDENELIRLMAGRPAGQLYPARRPADGDSLLDVSGLSRTGEFSDISFSLRAGQITGLFGLVGSGRSELARCVFGAEPATAGAVRAPGNDAVRFRGPREAIAAGLALVTEDRKRTGLVLGLTTAENIGLTTLRTTTRGPLLDTARRRRDVVSMVERLDIRPAHSAKLPVRTLSGGNQQKAVLAKWLLTEPRVLLLDEPTRGVDMATRAEIYRMLDELARDGMAILLISSDLTEVLGATDRVLVMHEGRIAAELPSEGTTEDTVLAHAIGHAA; this is translated from the coding sequence GTGAGTACGCCGACCCGGCCGGTCCTGCGGATACGCGGGGTGCGCAAATCGTACGGCCCCACACAGGTGCTGCACGGGGTGGACCTCACCGGCCGGGCCGGTGAGGTACTCGCCGTCGTCGGCGCCAACGGTGCGGGCAAGTCCACGCTCATCAAGATCCTCGCCGGCGCCGAGCGGATGAGCGCCGGAGAGCTCCAACTCGACGGCGAGACGGTCGAGTTGCGCTCACCGCACGACGCGCACACGCACGGCATCCGCACCGTCCACCAGGAACTGACCCTGGTACCCGAGCTGTCCGTCACCGAGAACCTCCTCATGGGCCACTTCCCGCGGCGCCTCGGCGGCCTCATCGACTGGAAGGCCGCGCACCGGCGGGCCCGCGCCCTGCTGGACGGCATCGGCTACGGCGCCATCGACCCCCGGGTCAAGGCCGGCCGCCTCACCGTCGCCAGACAGCAGATGGTCGAGATAGCCAAGGCCCTCGTCAGCGAGGGCGGCGAGCCCAGGGTCCTGGTCCTCGATGAACCGTCGGCCGTCGTCGCGGGCAGCGACCTGGAAGCGCTGTTCGCGCTGATACACCGGCTCCAGGAACGCGGCGTCCTCATCGTGTACGTCTCCCACCGGCTCGCCGAGGTCACCGAACTCGCCACGTCCATCGTGGTGATCAAGGACGGCCGGGTGGTCGCCGAGACCACCCCCGACCGCACCGACGAGAACGAACTCATCCGGCTGATGGCCGGCCGGCCCGCCGGACAGCTCTACCCGGCGCGCCGCCCCGCCGACGGCGACAGCCTTCTCGACGTCTCGGGGCTCAGCCGCACAGGGGAGTTCAGCGACATCTCCTTCTCCCTGCGCGCGGGCCAGATCACCGGCCTGTTCGGTCTTGTCGGCTCGGGCCGCAGTGAACTCGCCCGCTGTGTCTTCGGCGCCGAACCCGCCACAGCCGGCGCCGTCCGCGCGCCCGGCAACGACGCCGTACGGTTCCGGGGCCCCCGCGAGGCCATCGCCGCCGGACTCGCGCTCGTCACCGAGGACCGCAAGCGCACCGGACTCGTACTCGGCCTCACCACCGCCGAGAACATCGGCCTCACCACGCTGCGCACCACCACGCGCGGCCCGCTGCTCGACACCGCGAGACGCCGGCGTGATGTCGTCTCCATGGTCGAGCGGCTGGACATCAGGCCCGCGCACTCGGCGAAGCTGCCCGTACGCACCCTCAGTGGCGGCAACCAGCAGAAGGCCGTCCTCGCCAAGTGGCTCCTCACCGAGCCGCGCGTGCTGCTGCTCGACGAGCCCACCCGCGGCGTCGACATGGCCACCCGCGCCGAGATCTACCGGATGCTCGACGAACTCGCCCGCGACGGCATGGCCATCCTGCTGATCTCCTCCGACCTCACCGAGGTGCTCGGCGCCACCGACCGGGTGCTGGTGATGCACGAGGGGCGGATCGCCGCGGAACTCCCTTCGGAAGGTACGACCGAGGACACGGTCCTCGCCCACGCGATCGGACACGCAGCATGA
- a CDS encoding ABC transporter permease, with protein sequence MTEQLTKSTGPGDPGPPPPRGLRLPRLTVAGHDITVETGLAALLVIFVVVAGTTTEAFLTEGNITNLLKQMVTTGLLAYGMLAVILTGGIDLSVGSVVAFSGIVAAGLSSGLPVPVAMAVGVASGIGFGLVNGALVARFQLAPFVVTLAALTTIRGLAFVYSETPVAPEKTGFFELGSAVIGPLPVSTLIMLGVFLLGGIFLSRTPAGRSLVAIGGSAETVRLAGIGVRRHIVLAYTISGACAGLAGVILASRVGIAQPSVGTAFELDAIAACVIGGASLAGGKGSVRATFAGVLVLALINNLLNLYDVQSFWQQVLKGLIIIAVILIQRTGRFRTAAGNDPNPERASTS encoded by the coding sequence ATGACCGAACAGCTCACCAAGTCCACCGGGCCCGGCGACCCCGGACCGCCGCCGCCACGAGGGCTCCGGCTGCCGCGGCTGACCGTCGCCGGCCACGACATCACCGTCGAGACCGGACTCGCCGCGCTCCTCGTGATCTTCGTCGTGGTCGCCGGTACCACCACCGAGGCCTTCCTGACCGAGGGCAACATCACCAATCTGCTCAAGCAGATGGTCACCACCGGCCTGCTCGCCTACGGGATGCTCGCCGTGATCCTCACCGGCGGCATCGATCTCTCCGTCGGCTCCGTCGTCGCCTTCTCCGGGATCGTCGCCGCCGGGCTCTCGTCCGGCCTGCCGGTGCCGGTCGCCATGGCGGTCGGCGTCGCGTCCGGCATCGGCTTCGGACTCGTCAACGGCGCGCTCGTGGCGCGCTTCCAACTGGCGCCCTTCGTCGTGACGCTGGCCGCGCTCACCACCATCAGAGGCCTCGCCTTCGTCTACTCCGAGACACCCGTCGCACCCGAGAAGACCGGCTTCTTCGAACTCGGCTCCGCCGTGATCGGACCGCTGCCCGTCTCCACCCTCATCATGCTGGGGGTCTTCCTGCTCGGCGGCATCTTCCTCAGCCGCACTCCGGCCGGCCGCTCACTGGTCGCCATCGGCGGCAGCGCGGAGACCGTACGGCTCGCGGGCATCGGCGTCCGGCGCCATATCGTCCTCGCCTACACGATCTCCGGCGCCTGCGCCGGACTCGCGGGCGTCATCCTCGCCAGCCGGGTCGGGATCGCCCAGCCCAGCGTCGGCACCGCGTTCGAACTCGACGCGATAGCCGCCTGCGTCATCGGCGGAGCGAGCCTGGCCGGCGGCAAGGGCTCCGTACGCGCCACCTTCGCCGGTGTGCTCGTACTCGCGCTGATCAACAACCTGCTCAACCTCTACGACGTACAGAGCTTCTGGCAGCAGGTGCTCAAGGGCCTGATCATCATCGCCGTCATTCTCATCCAGCGCACCGGCCGCTTCCGTACGGCGGCCGGGAACGATCCGAATCCCGAAAGGGCAAGTACATCATGA
- a CDS encoding sugar ABC transporter substrate-binding protein, whose amino-acid sequence MITKRATGVLVAGVLTAALTGCSSGSGSGGEKGDGSYTVGVANFTLGGPYFNGMDKAIKAQAKKKDVEILSTDAGGDAAKLASNVEDLLSKDVDAVIISGGPLESAPAVLNSLRAAGKPAVLVDRKFQTGEYASWVGPDNEAIGKQNGEYLVERLPDGGKVALIKGGPADNTIGKARTDGVKGALEGASGIELVEAPDYGNWSSDGGLTVMESLLAAHDDIDAVFCENDAMCLGAQRAVKDADLADKIVLAGVDGQAEALKAILDGTNYLVTGLNDADVIGSLGLDRTVEILDGKKPEKDTVVDSPRVTKENAKKYYDPEGNF is encoded by the coding sequence ATGATCACGAAACGAGCAACCGGTGTGCTGGTGGCCGGAGTTCTGACCGCGGCTCTCACCGGCTGCTCTTCCGGCTCCGGGTCCGGCGGCGAGAAGGGCGACGGCTCCTACACCGTCGGCGTCGCCAACTTCACCCTCGGCGGCCCCTACTTCAACGGCATGGACAAGGCCATCAAGGCGCAGGCCAAGAAGAAGGACGTCGAGATCCTCAGTACGGACGCGGGCGGTGACGCCGCCAAACTCGCCTCCAACGTGGAGGACCTGCTCAGCAAGGACGTCGACGCCGTCATCATCTCCGGCGGACCGCTGGAGTCGGCGCCCGCCGTCCTCAACTCCCTCAGGGCGGCGGGCAAGCCCGCCGTCCTCGTCGACCGGAAGTTCCAGACGGGCGAGTACGCGAGCTGGGTCGGCCCCGACAACGAGGCGATCGGCAAGCAGAACGGCGAATACCTCGTCGAGCGGCTGCCGGACGGCGGAAAGGTCGCCCTGATCAAGGGCGGACCCGCCGACAACACCATCGGCAAGGCGCGTACGGACGGGGTGAAGGGCGCCCTCGAAGGCGCGTCGGGAATCGAACTGGTCGAGGCACCCGACTACGGCAACTGGAGCTCCGACGGCGGACTGACCGTCATGGAGAGCCTGCTCGCCGCCCACGACGACATCGACGCCGTCTTCTGCGAGAACGACGCCATGTGCCTGGGCGCGCAGCGCGCCGTCAAGGACGCCGACCTCGCCGACAAGATCGTGCTGGCCGGCGTCGACGGCCAGGCCGAGGCGCTGAAGGCCATCCTCGACGGGACCAACTACCTGGTCACCGGCCTCAACGACGCCGATGTGATCGGCAGTCTCGGTCTGGACAGGACCGTGGAGATCCTCGACGGCAAGAAGCCCGAGAAGGACACGGTCGTGGACTCGCCGCGCGTCACCAAGGAGAACGCGAAGAAGTACTACGACCCGGAGGGCAACTTCTGA
- a CDS encoding mucin-5B, whose amino-acid sequence MSRTRTNSPARGTGRTRSLPRSKPAYAMTALLCGALVVPLSLGSANAAPDDGTGKATAADRPGKPGEPPKPPKAPAWKLLHQENFSNKLDPARTPWTRETYSEPFDTIMEDNGQWYANDYGPAWNTAFSSFDTYRKEFKVGDGGWLTASLSARDWNKDGRIEKAPSITNGRAAGRTVAELKVPDHTGGAIFRPTEALPDQYRIEYKLKTLDFGGKRDGTIDYDNRTNGYSKDGCKTQHPWGEGSNSPGWEGDASAPYCEWQDVRAGKYGYNGFHYLSIVDFADPAPRNNHFWHYRRKVLMDSFAQHPDRVGTGTGGRVCNSADGTYYDYKDSSFNTVNMWISGLPNWTPGKGGLAGNSQWFMTSCSDGVAEQQLSSAAELQPELMPNQDYTFAIERDATGYTLEAGGNFARAGQQTLRFHRPFVVDDDPIWHYNVKPGEYDGRFNNTLVQNDNNGSSTWPDQWPAGSAYPDSFVIGDLYTNVYEGSASLTDIKMFVPRKK is encoded by the coding sequence ATGAGCCGCACCCGCACGAATTCCCCGGCGAGAGGGACCGGCCGCACCCGGTCACTGCCCCGGAGTAAGCCCGCCTACGCCATGACGGCGCTGCTCTGCGGCGCCCTCGTCGTCCCGCTCTCGCTCGGGTCCGCGAACGCGGCCCCGGACGACGGGACGGGCAAGGCGACGGCCGCGGACCGGCCCGGCAAGCCGGGCGAACCCCCGAAGCCCCCCAAGGCACCCGCCTGGAAGCTGCTCCACCAGGAGAACTTCTCCAACAAGCTCGACCCGGCCCGCACGCCCTGGACCCGTGAGACGTACAGCGAGCCGTTCGACACCATCATGGAAGACAACGGCCAGTGGTACGCCAACGACTACGGGCCCGCGTGGAACACCGCGTTCAGCTCCTTCGACACCTACCGCAAGGAGTTCAAGGTCGGTGACGGCGGCTGGCTCACCGCCTCCCTCTCCGCGCGCGACTGGAACAAGGACGGCCGCATCGAGAAGGCGCCGTCCATCACCAACGGCAGGGCGGCCGGCAGGACCGTCGCCGAGCTCAAGGTGCCCGACCACACCGGCGGTGCCATCTTCCGCCCCACCGAGGCCCTGCCGGACCAGTACCGCATCGAGTACAAGCTCAAGACACTCGACTTCGGCGGGAAGCGCGACGGCACCATCGACTACGACAACCGCACCAACGGGTACAGCAAGGACGGCTGCAAGACGCAGCACCCGTGGGGCGAGGGCTCCAACAGCCCAGGCTGGGAGGGCGACGCGTCGGCGCCGTACTGCGAGTGGCAGGACGTCCGGGCCGGCAAGTACGGCTACAACGGCTTCCACTATCTGTCGATCGTGGACTTCGCCGACCCGGCGCCCCGTAACAACCACTTCTGGCACTACCGCCGCAAGGTCCTGATGGACTCCTTCGCCCAGCACCCCGACCGGGTCGGCACGGGCACCGGCGGCCGGGTCTGCAACTCCGCGGACGGCACGTACTACGACTACAAGGACAGCAGCTTCAACACGGTCAACATGTGGATCAGCGGGCTGCCCAACTGGACCCCGGGCAAGGGCGGTCTCGCGGGCAACTCGCAGTGGTTCATGACCAGTTGCTCGGACGGCGTCGCCGAGCAGCAGCTCTCGTCGGCGGCCGAACTCCAGCCGGAGCTGATGCCGAACCAGGACTACACGTTCGCGATCGAGCGCGACGCCACCGGCTACACGCTGGAGGCCGGCGGCAACTTCGCGCGCGCCGGGCAGCAGACACTGCGCTTCCACCGGCCGTTCGTCGTCGACGACGACCCGATCTGGCACTACAACGTCAAGCCGGGCGAGTACGACGGGCGTTTCAACAACACCCTCGTGCAGAACGACAACAACGGCAGCTCGACCTGGCCCGACCAGTGGCCCGCGGGTTCCGCCTACCCGGACTCCTTTGTCATCGGAGACCTCTACACCAACGTGTACGAGGGCAGCGCGAGCCTGACCGACATCAAGATGTTCGTGCCCAGGAAGAAGTGA